A single window of Nicotiana sylvestris chromosome 5, ASM39365v2, whole genome shotgun sequence DNA harbors:
- the LOC138868064 gene encoding large ribosomal subunit protein mL54-like — translation MALTYIKSLRNVSFPKEVIQIGGCRTFAVGGGKKKGGKGGGASDAPKASSISKEVKASTVVGANILKDGADPKVLADSEYPDWLWHLLDKRPALSELRRKDLESLPYDDLKRFVKLDTRARIKENNSIKAKN, via the coding sequence ATGGCATTAACTTATATTAAATCATTGCGAAACGTTAGCTTCCCCAAGGAAGTTATTCAAATAGGAGGCTGCAGAACATTTGCTGTTGGCGGTGGTAAGAAGAAGGGTGGAAAAGGTGGCGGAGCTTCAGATGCTCCAAAGGCATCATCGATTAGCAAAGAAGTCAAGGCCAGTACAGTAGTCGGGGCGAATATTCTTAAGGATGGAGCAGATCCAAAAGTGTTGGCCGACTCAGAATACCCGGATTGGCTGTGGCACCTACTGGATAAACGCCCGGCACTTAGTGAACTAAGGAGGAAAGATCTCGAGTCTCTCCCTTACGATGACCTCAAACGTTTTGTCAAGCTGGATACCCGAGCTAGGATCAAGGAAAATAATTCTATTAAGGCCAAGAACTGA
- the LOC104246654 gene encoding prohibitin-3, mitochondrial — MGSSQAAVSFLTNVARAAFGLGISATVLNSSLYTVDGGQRAVLFDRFRGVIDDTVGEGTHFLVPWLQKPFIFDIRTRPHTFSSVSGTKDLQMVHLTLRVLSRPEVSRLPAIFKTLGLEYDEKVLPSIGNEVLKAVVAQFNADQLLTERPQVSALVRESLIRRAKDFNIVLDDVAITHLSYGAEFSKAVEQKQVAQQEAERSKFVVMKAEQERRAAIIRAEGESESAKLISDATAAAGMGLIELRRIEASREVAATMAKTPNVAYLPKQGNMLLGLNASR, encoded by the coding sequence atgggTAGCAGCCAAGCAGCAGTATCATTCCTCACGAACGTTGCACGCGCCGCCTTCGGTCTAGGCATCAGCGCCACGGTTCTCAACTCCTCCCTCTACACCGTCGACGGTGGACAACGCGCCGTCCTCTTCGACAGATTCCGTGGAGTCATCGACGATACCGTCGGCGAAGGAACTCATTTCCTCGTCCCATGGCTTCAAAAGCCTTTCATATTCGATATCCGTACTAGGCCCCACACATTTTCCTCCGTTTCAGGCACAAAGGATCTCCAGATGGTCCACCTCACCCTCCGGGTCCTCTCACGCCCCGAAGTTTCACGCCTTCCCGCCATTTTCAAAACCCTAGGTCTCGAATACGACGAGAAAGTCCTCCCTTCGATCGGCAACGAGGTTTTGAAAGCCGTCGTAGCTCAATTCAACGCGGATCAGTTACTCACGGAGCGTCCACAAGTATCAGCTTTAGTTCGCGAGAGCTTGATCCGACGTGCTAAGGATTTCAACATCGTGCTCGATGACGTGGCAATTACACACTTGTCATACGGTGCGGAGTTCTCTAAAGCTGTGGAGCAGAAGCAGGTGGCTCAGCAGGAAGCGGAGCGGTCCAAGTTTGTTGTGATGAAGGCTGAGCAAGAGAGGAGGGCAGCGATTATTAGGGCCGAGGGAGAGAGTGAGTCGGCTAAGTTGATTTCGGATGCCACTGCAGCTGCTGGTATGGGATTAATTGAACTCAGGAGAATCGAGGCGTCTAGGGAAGTTGCTGCTACCATGGCTAAGACTCCGAACGTGGCTTACTTGCCTAAGCAAGGCAACATGCTTCTCGGTCTCAATGCCTCACGTTGA